Proteins encoded by one window of Candidatus Roizmanbacteria bacterium CG_4_9_14_0_2_um_filter_38_17:
- the pyrE gene encoding orotate phosphoribosyltransferase codes for MLAEEISRLLFKINAVSFKFDPPYTFTSGLKSPIYLDNRLIISYPEVRKQIIDYYVQVIKDDIGLDNVDWISGTATAAIPHAAFIANELNLPMVYVRSVAKKHGKGEQIEGYLKKESKVVVIEDHISTGKSSIDNALSIRAEGGIVEYCLATTTYETDISQQNFEKAKVKLITLTTGRLIAETAFKEGLISKKEKESVDLWFEDPPAWAGKVK; via the coding sequence ATGTTAGCAGAAGAAATTTCAAGATTGTTGTTCAAAATTAATGCTGTTAGTTTTAAGTTTGACCCACCATATACATTTACTTCTGGACTGAAGAGTCCTATTTATCTGGATAATAGACTTATTATTTCTTATCCTGAAGTTAGGAAGCAGATTATAGACTACTATGTTCAGGTTATAAAAGATGATATTGGATTAGATAATGTTGACTGGATTTCTGGAACTGCTACAGCAGCAATACCACACGCAGCATTTATTGCGAATGAATTAAATCTGCCAATGGTTTATGTGCGTTCGGTTGCAAAAAAACATGGAAAAGGTGAGCAGATTGAGGGTTATTTAAAAAAAGAAAGCAAAGTTGTGGTAATTGAAGACCATATTTCAACAGGTAAAAGCTCCATAGACAATGCTCTCTCAATTAGAGCAGAAGGAGGAATAGTAGAGTATTGTTTGGCTACTACTACATACGAAACAGATATTTCTCAACAAAACTTTGAAAAAGCAAAAGTTAAACTAATAACACTCACTACTGGTAGACTAATTGCGGAAACTGCATTTAAGGAGGGATTAATTAGTAAAAAAGAGAAAGAGTCTGTTGATTTGTGGTTTGAGGATCCTCCGGCCTGGGCTGGGAAAGTAAAGTAA
- a CDS encoding aspartate carbamoyltransferase yields the protein MLKIDGNFKNKHILSVEQFSKSDIKLLFTETDSMKKLVVTKGGNNKLQHRIMTALFYEPSSRTFSSYIAAMERLGGGIIPIHGIENSSVKKGETLEDTVRVFSSYSDIIVIRHPETGLVARAAKSSQVPVINAGDGAGEHPTQALLDLYTISSHFSLHKEVTITMVGDLKYGRTIHSLSKLLSLFSKVNIIYVSPATLKVPKKILDYIKETKISFNEITDFNEAISQADVLYMTRIQKERFRNIASYNKVKNSYILNIKRLEKAKKKMIIMHPLPRINEITPGVDDDPRAVYFTESVANGMYLRMALLKLALTK from the coding sequence ATGTTAAAAATTGATGGGAATTTTAAAAACAAGCATATTCTTTCTGTGGAACAGTTTAGTAAATCTGATATTAAATTACTCTTCACTGAAACCGATAGCATGAAAAAGTTAGTTGTGACTAAGGGGGGCAACAACAAGTTACAGCATAGGATCATGACGGCACTTTTCTATGAGCCTTCGAGTCGTACATTTAGCTCGTATATTGCAGCAATGGAGAGATTGGGTGGTGGTATTATCCCCATTCATGGAATTGAAAACTCATCAGTTAAAAAGGGAGAGACTCTAGAAGACACAGTTCGTGTATTTAGTAGCTATAGCGATATAATTGTTATTCGGCACCCAGAGACGGGTTTGGTAGCTAGGGCAGCAAAGTCAAGCCAAGTTCCTGTTATAAATGCAGGTGATGGCGCTGGTGAACATCCAACTCAGGCATTACTAGACCTTTATACAATTTCAAGCCACTTTAGCTTACATAAGGAAGTTACAATAACTATGGTGGGAGACTTAAAATATGGAAGAACTATCCATTCTTTATCAAAACTGCTCTCTCTATTTTCAAAAGTTAATATAATATACGTCTCTCCAGCAACTCTAAAAGTCCCCAAAAAGATTTTGGATTATATTAAGGAAACTAAGATATCTTTTAATGAAATAACAGATTTTAATGAAGCAATTTCTCAAGCTGATGTTTTATATATGACAAGAATTCAGAAAGAAAGATTTAGAAATATAGCTTCCTACAACAAGGTTAAGAATAGTTATATATTGAATATTAAGCGACTTGAAAAAGCAAAAAAGAAGATGATCATTATGCATCCCTTACCAAGAATAAATGAGATAACACCGGGTGTTGATGATGACCCTCGTGCGGTATATTTTACGGAAAGTGTTGCAAATGGTATGTATCTTCGAATGGCACTATTGAAGCTGGCATTAACTAAATGA
- a CDS encoding fumarate reductase subunit A (part of four member succinate dehydrogenase enzyme complex that forms a trimeric complex (trimer of tetramers); SdhA/B are the catalytic subcomplex and can exhibit succinate dehydrogenase activity in the absence of SdhC/D which are the membrane components and form cytochrome b556; SdhC binds ubiquinone; oxidizes succinate to fumarate while reducing ubiquinone to ubiquinol), with the protein MILYLLDMKKSWDTVETDLLIIGAGGAGMRAAIEAAKYGIKITAVSKEPFGHAHTDKAMGGLNVALKDPATPELHFQDTVKGGWYINNQKLVRIFTHEMPDRIHDLVSYGVKFDRLPDGSFYTWAGGKQTAPLNLCAGDYTGREMMHGLSNKVKSLSLPFFANHFVTKIFADKKGVYGALALNLKDNSPVYFSAKSILVAAGGAGMLYEITSNEPSNTGEGYAWAYDSGVDLVDMEFVQFHPTGMAHPSSVRGKLITEKVRGHKGKLYNSKGERFMKRYQPKLMELAGRDEVTRAIYTEIKEGRGTKHGGVYLDVRELGLQQIKKLIPDVYDNFKQVGVDISREKMEITPTAHHMMGGIRINEWGETNIPGFFGAGEVTGGIHGANRLGGNSLAEGQVFGRRVGIRASEYCLGQKHKKLSNEKITAEIKKVEDLLNRKQGVSYKTVQDKLKAIMWEYVGIVRNDKGLKIAKHEVSKLLKETAKLTATKKSLAQTLETIEMVKLARIIIATAVMRKESRGAHFRDDYSKMSKKQEKNIIVRKVGISLTTTLSKTVKI; encoded by the coding sequence ATGATACTATACCTCTTAGATATGAAAAAGAGCTGGGACACTGTTGAGACAGATCTTCTTATAATTGGTGCAGGTGGTGCAGGGATGCGCGCGGCTATCGAAGCAGCTAAGTATGGCATTAAAATTACTGCTGTTTCTAAAGAGCCATTTGGACATGCACATACAGATAAGGCCATGGGCGGACTTAATGTGGCACTTAAAGATCCTGCAACGCCCGAACTTCATTTCCAGGATACAGTCAAAGGTGGATGGTACATAAATAATCAAAAATTAGTGCGTATCTTTACCCATGAAATGCCAGATCGAATTCACGATCTTGTATCATATGGGGTTAAATTTGATCGCCTACCTGACGGATCGTTTTATACCTGGGCTGGAGGCAAGCAGACTGCACCACTTAACTTATGCGCTGGAGACTACACTGGCCGTGAAATGATGCATGGACTATCCAATAAAGTTAAATCTCTCTCGCTTCCCTTCTTTGCTAATCACTTTGTTACTAAAATATTTGCTGACAAGAAAGGAGTATATGGCGCCTTAGCGTTGAATCTTAAAGATAACAGCCCTGTATACTTCTCTGCCAAATCCATACTGGTTGCAGCAGGTGGCGCAGGCATGCTCTATGAGATTACATCAAATGAGCCAAGTAATACCGGCGAAGGATATGCCTGGGCATATGATAGTGGTGTTGATCTTGTAGATATGGAATTTGTTCAATTTCATCCCACGGGTATGGCACATCCCTCATCAGTTCGTGGCAAGTTAATTACCGAAAAGGTCCGTGGCCATAAAGGTAAATTATACAACTCAAAAGGTGAACGGTTTATGAAGAGATATCAGCCAAAACTTATGGAACTTGCAGGAAGAGATGAAGTAACACGTGCAATTTATACAGAAATAAAAGAAGGAAGAGGGACTAAGCATGGAGGAGTCTACTTGGATGTACGTGAACTTGGGTTGCAACAAATAAAAAAGCTTATACCTGATGTTTATGATAATTTTAAACAAGTTGGTGTAGATATTAGTCGCGAAAAAATGGAAATTACACCAACGGCTCATCATATGATGGGAGGTATTCGCATCAATGAATGGGGTGAGACAAATATACCCGGATTCTTTGGTGCAGGTGAAGTAACCGGTGGCATTCACGGGGCAAACCGACTCGGGGGGAATTCACTAGCAGAAGGTCAAGTATTTGGTAGACGCGTCGGTATTCGCGCTAGTGAATATTGTTTGGGACAAAAGCATAAAAAATTGTCAAATGAAAAAATTACAGCTGAGATTAAAAAGGTTGAAGATCTATTAAATCGCAAACAAGGGGTAAGCTACAAAACAGTTCAAGACAAATTAAAAGCGATCATGTGGGAGTATGTTGGCATCGTGAGAAATGACAAAGGTTTAAAGATAGCAAAACACGAAGTATCTAAGCTACTAAAAGAGACAGCAAAATTGACGGCAACAAAAAAGTCACTCGCTCAAACATTAGAGACGATCGAAATGGTCAAGCTTGCTAGAATTATCATTGCCACTGCAGTCATGCGTAAGGAGAGCCGTGGTGCACACTTTCGAGACGACTATTCAAAAATGAGTAAAAAACAAGAGAAAAATATTATAGTACGTAAAGTAGGCATCTCCTTAACGACAACATTGAGTAAGACAGTAAAAATTTGA
- a CDS encoding CTP synthase: MRTKYVFVSGGVISGLGKGIIAASVSLLLESAGYKVTPIKCENYLNVDAGTINPIEHGDPFLCEDGTEADMDIGTYEKFLGKNLGKENFMTLGQVYQSVIERERKFEYEGEDVEAIPHLTDEIQKRWIDAGKKTKADVIVIELGGTAGEYQNLFYYEANRILSLKNPGDVVHIHVGYMPCPPHLGEPKTKPIQLSVRTLNSMGIQPDFIVARAEKSMDKRRKDRFALFCNVHPEDVISAPDADTVYRVPLMLKEQGMDMRLLDKLGLEKKKGDLLEWTKLVNRIGEIKKSGNKVNIGIVGKYFGTGEYQLRDSYAALFDALQHAAWHHGYELNTKWISAQTVEKKGMGTQVKGVDGILVPIGWGERGAEGMIEAAGYAREQKIPYLGLCYGMQLAVVSFARDVVGLKNANTTENVPDAVDPVIHLMPAQKKFMNRRAYGGTMRLGGWDATIKNGTRAYWAYDKYDGFINKKTELTSERHRHRYEFNDKYANAMEKHGLVISARSVVENLAEIVELPKDKHPFYMATQGHPEYKSRPNRPHPIFIEYIEACINNK; this comes from the coding sequence ATGCGGACAAAATATGTTTTTGTTTCGGGTGGTGTAATATCAGGGCTTGGTAAAGGTATAATCGCGGCCTCCGTTTCTCTCCTTCTGGAATCTGCGGGATATAAGGTAACTCCGATTAAATGTGAAAACTATTTGAATGTTGATGCGGGTACAATTAATCCTATTGAGCATGGAGACCCTTTTTTGTGTGAGGATGGTACTGAGGCAGATATGGATATTGGTACTTATGAAAAGTTTCTTGGGAAAAACTTAGGCAAAGAAAACTTCATGACACTTGGTCAGGTATATCAGAGTGTTATTGAAAGAGAGCGAAAATTTGAGTATGAAGGAGAAGATGTTGAAGCTATACCACACCTGACTGATGAAATTCAGAAAAGATGGATTGACGCTGGAAAAAAGACTAAAGCTGATGTAATTGTTATTGAGCTAGGAGGCACGGCAGGAGAGTATCAAAACTTGTTTTACTACGAAGCAAATAGAATACTATCATTAAAAAACCCTGGAGACGTTGTTCATATACATGTAGGCTATATGCCATGCCCGCCTCATCTGGGGGAACCAAAAACAAAGCCCATACAGCTATCAGTTAGAACACTAAACTCCATGGGTATTCAACCAGATTTTATTGTAGCTAGAGCTGAAAAATCGATGGATAAGAGAAGAAAAGATAGATTTGCATTATTTTGTAATGTTCACCCGGAAGATGTTATATCAGCTCCTGATGCAGATACAGTCTACAGAGTACCACTAATGCTTAAAGAGCAAGGTATGGATATGCGCTTATTAGACAAGCTTGGCTTAGAAAAGAAAAAAGGTGATCTCTTGGAGTGGACTAAATTAGTTAATAGAATAGGAGAGATCAAAAAGAGTGGCAACAAAGTTAATATAGGAATTGTTGGTAAGTATTTTGGCACGGGGGAGTACCAACTTCGTGATTCCTACGCGGCGCTTTTTGATGCTTTGCAGCATGCTGCTTGGCACCATGGATATGAACTCAACACTAAATGGATAAGTGCGCAAACAGTAGAGAAGAAAGGAATGGGGACCCAAGTAAAGGGTGTTGATGGAATTCTGGTGCCGATTGGCTGGGGAGAAAGAGGTGCTGAGGGAATGATTGAGGCAGCAGGATACGCAAGGGAGCAAAAAATTCCGTATCTAGGATTATGTTATGGAATGCAATTGGCAGTAGTTTCTTTTGCTAGAGATGTTGTGGGCTTGAAAAATGCAAATACCACAGAGAACGTGCCAGATGCGGTTGATCCAGTAATACATTTAATGCCAGCACAGAAAAAGTTTATGAACCGGAGAGCTTATGGTGGAACAATGAGACTTGGTGGTTGGGATGCTACCATTAAAAATGGCACTAGAGCTTATTGGGCTTATGATAAGTACGATGGATTTATTAATAAAAAAACAGAGTTAACGAGTGAAAGACACCGACACCGCTATGAATTTAATGATAAATATGCAAATGCAATGGAAAAACATGGGTTGGTTATTTCTGCAAGGTCGGTTGTAGAAAATTTGGCTGAAATAGTTGAGCTGCCAAAAGAT
- the pyrF gene encoding orotidine-5'-phosphate decarboxylase, translated as MKFIEKYKKIVRKNNSVLCVGLDSDIGKLPDKYKNKQYPQFAFNKCIIDQTHDLVCAYKPNSAFYEAKGVEGMAELKMTVDYLKSKYPDIVTILDAKRADIGNTNKGYVEYIFDYLGFDGVTVNPYLGQEALEPFLDRQDKGIIVLCKTSNPGSGEFQDLRTDKKKLYQVVAENVVNDWNKNSNCLLVVGATYPAELTKIRKIAGDMVFLIPGVGEQGGDVEKTVKAGINSTGDGVIINLARKIIFADNPRETATKLRDEINVYR; from the coding sequence ATGAAATTTATAGAAAAGTATAAAAAAATAGTTAGAAAAAATAATTCTGTGCTTTGTGTGGGGTTGGATAGTGATATAGGTAAATTGCCAGATAAATATAAAAATAAGCAGTATCCCCAGTTTGCATTTAATAAATGTATCATAGATCAAACACATGACTTGGTTTGTGCGTATAAACCCAATTCTGCTTTCTATGAAGCTAAAGGTGTTGAGGGAATGGCTGAGCTTAAAATGACAGTAGATTATCTTAAAAGTAAGTATCCAGATATAGTTACTATTTTAGACGCTAAAAGAGCAGATATAGGAAATACGAATAAAGGGTATGTAGAATATATCTTTGACTACTTAGGATTTGACGGCGTGACTGTTAATCCCTATTTAGGTCAAGAGGCTTTGGAGCCTTTTTTGGATAGGCAGGATAAGGGAATAATAGTTCTCTGCAAAACATCAAATCCTGGTAGCGGTGAATTTCAAGATTTACGGACTGATAAGAAGAAGCTATACCAGGTTGTGGCTGAAAATGTTGTTAATGATTGGAATAAAAATAGCAACTGTTTATTGGTGGTGGGAGCTACGTATCCAGCGGAACTAACTAAGATTAGAAAAATTGCTGGTGATATGGTATTTTTAATTCCAGGGGTTGGAGAGCAAGGTGGAGATGTTGAGAAAACAGTTAAAGCTGGAATAAATTCAACAGGTGATGGAGTGATAATAAACTTAGCCAGAAAAATTATCTTTGCAGATAATCCCAGAGAAACAGCAACAAAACTAAGAGATGAGATAAATGTTTATAGATAA